Part of the Penicillium digitatum chromosome 4, complete sequence genome is shown below.
AAGGTCGAGATGGGGATTGGGGTTAAAAACGGAAAATTTgaaaaatgaaaagaaaaccaCATGTAAATCGTCCcagtcttttttttgggggggggggggggggggggggggtttctcTGAAGGTATCTCTTGGCTAAATTAGATGAACATGGAGGGCGCGATAGAAGACATCGAATTCAACACACCGAACAACCAACAAGCCGAGAAGAAagccagaaagaaaaaaaaggtatcAACTGTGATGCACGTCCATGCCGCGCTGCAGCGAGGATTCCAAGTCATTAGGGTTGTAGCCACCGCCAGCGGTAGCCTCCTGAGGTCTAGGATCCTCGGTCTTCCAAGGACCCTGTTGGTTATCCGGAATGGGGATGTTAGTCTGCTGAGCgatctgctgctgctggGCGGCGTGGGCCTGCGATTGCTGGCGGACGGTCGCACGGAAGCGGATGACCTCGTCGAGGATCATCTTACGCATGTCGGGGACTTCGTCAACAACCTCGAAGTGGAAATCGAAGGTCGTGGGGCAGTTTGGCTCGTCGGAGGCGTCGTGCCAAATGTGCAAGTAGGGGTGCTCGAGGGCCTCCTCGACAGAGATACGAGACGACGGATCGAATGCCAGCATGCGGTCCAACAGGTCCAACGCATCGGGGTTGGCTTGAGGGAACAGCTGCTTGAAGGCTACCTTGGGCATGAAGGGCAAGTTGCGCACGTATTCTTGTGCGCGAGGGGAACCAATGCGTGCCAGGGTTTCTTCGTTCGGTGTGCCCAGGTAGTGCAGGATCTGGTTCAGCTGGTCGACGTAGTCGCGACCCTTGAAGAAGGGCCGGCCGCCGAGGAGCTCGGCAAGGATGCAGCCAACGGACCAGACGTCAACTGTAGATGTGGGGTTAGCGGGGCCTGCTTGGGTGGCAAATTGCGGTGTGGTATTACGTACTTGCTTTGGTATAACTCTGGAAGCTCAACATGATCTCGGGCGCACGGTACCATCTGGTTGCGACGTACTCGGTCATGTAGCCTGCATTCTCCTCTGGATCAATGGAGAAACCACGAGCCAGGCCAAAGTCACAAATCTTgagttcgcagtcggcaTTGACCAGCAGGTTACCGGGTTTGAGATCACGATGCAGGACGTTGGCCGAGTGGATGTACTTGAGACCACAGAGGATCTGGTAGATGAAAGATTGGAAGTGGGCATCGGTCAACGGCTGGCCGGAGCGGATGATAGCAGCCAGGTCACATTCCATCAACTCTGGCAGGATTATCAGTCCGGCTCTATTTTAacgcaaaaaaaatttcagaaCGGCACCTACCCTCATAGAGATATGTTTCGTTAAAGTTGTCCGGTCGGGGAATATCCATATCGTACAGACATGTGATCTGGAGGGCTGCGTTAGCGGGTGTAGGCATCGATAAGGATGATCTGCGGCCTACATTGCGATGGCCACGGAAATGCTGGAGCAGCTTGATCTCTCGCAAAGCCCGCTTGGCCAGGATCTTCTTGCTGAAGACATTGGTGACCTTCTTGACGGCGACGCCCTCGCCGGTCTGGACGTTGGTTGCGGCGCTTGGGACTGGTCAGCACATGTGTATCTCCAGTGTCCGCCAGTGTCCACACTTGCTGTCTGGGATACCTACCACACGATACCATAGGCTCCCTGGCCAAGCTCCTTTGTTACATTGTATTGCTCGCTCACGATAAAGTCCTGGTTGAAAACCTTGAAGACCTTGCGACCTTGTAAATCAGCCATGGCGAGTTGTCGCGTCGTAGAGTCGTAGAATGTTAGAGGGAAGGCAAGGCgatgagagaaaaaaaaattgaataAACGAAGGTCCAGAGTCttaaaaaagcaaaaagagagaggttgaagaggaaaaaaaagggtgaTGGGTCGAGAGAAGTGTGATGGGATTCAGCCCCGCAGTCCCCGCGGGTGATCCACGCAAAAAGTGTTTAGTCCACTCTGGTTGTCTGGTTGTTTCGGGCTTCTGCTTTGACTGAGATTTGATTCAAAGAACTTTCTAAATTTAATCGTAGAACGTGATCTAGTGTCGAAGACTTGGAATTCTGGAATTTCCAACATCGATTTCGCTGTGAAAGGGTACAAGGGTGGAATAGAAGGCATTTCTTTGTATACCATCTCCTTACACTACAGCATCATGGCATCTTAAGTAACTATAACCTACATATGTACCCAAGCATCTACATCTGACctcgaaaagaaaaaaaaaaggttcgATTCACGAACAAAGAACATGGCTGAAACCTGTCTTTCCATGTGTAGAGTGGATATCAACTCTGTATTTTGGTGTTACAGGTGCCAGTGGCCGGTAAAACAAAATGTGAGACAAGCCTTCACGAGGAGTTCTAGCATCGAGGGAGATTAAATCCCAAGTGACAAATGGGATCTTATTGAATTCCGTTCGTGTTTAATTGATATATCAGGGAGGTTGGAGTAAAATAGTAAAATACCaaagacagaagaaaaaggagtcgaaaaaaaaaaagaaaaataggTTCTGCCATAGGAACCCGCCCTGAGATCGGACAGATCCGATCCAGCCCTATCTTGTCGGTTGGACTAGACGTCAATAATCTCACAAATGCCTTGCCTTTTGGTTCGGATTCATTGAAGGCAAGAATTTATCTATTCTTCGTTCCCTTTTCCTCGAGCTCAGCTTCATGAAATCAGGTTCTTGATAGCAAACCCGCTTATCAGGGAGTTTACAAAGGCCGATGAACGCTTTCGCCATCAGGGCTAATTTGCTAAGCGTCAACCAGTGCATAGTGGTTACGCCCtgcgagagagagagaatggTCCTCAGTGTAGAGCAACAGAAATGTGGTAGGCAGGTTTAGAGGTAATCCCTTGCCTCTGAAGCAGGTCGTACCAATCACCCTCCTGATGTTGTTGCGGAACTCATTGAGAAGCAAACAGACATTCCCATCCCCGAAGAGAACGCAATGGCATGCCTTTTGGCACCTCGACTGGTAGCGAGGTTTTTGTCACCACCAAGATCCTTTCGTAGGTAAGGAATTCCGGATTTTGTAGTACGCCTACCATCATGAAATCTATCTGCGTGTATTTGGGCcacttctctttttttcttttggaaaATTAACGTATCGTTGCCTCCCTCTTTCGCGGAGGGAAAAGGCCATTTCAAATTCTCGTGCACACTTCTTTTGTATTCCCTCGTGAGACAAACCTCGCTTCATAGCCGAGGTCCTTTTTCCGTGAGCAAGGAACCTTTTCCTCCTTTTATAACCCCAAGTATAGAAAGGATCCTCTACATTAAGTTGTTGGATTGTGAGGAAGACTTCTTAGGCTACATGGAGTCGATGGAAAGAAGTAGGGCTAACAACAACACAGCTGATCATAAGAACTAAAAGTGCGGAAATCTGGaacttttttcttttgaagaGGAGATCACACCAGTAGGCTAAACTTCAAATAGGAATTCCCGTCTTTAAAAGTAAGGAAGATCTCAATCTGCTCGAAATGTGTTCGCTTTAAGAGTACCGCACTCTGTGGCTCAGTCCAGACCCTGATTACTCTACTACCTTGGGTGTGTGCAGAGAACATTTAGTAAAATCAGTAAAAATATCCGCCTGTGTCATTTCACTTTTCGTAAATTAGTAACGAATTTATCCTCTACAAAGTGTTCTCCAGCCGACGCTCCTTGCGCAGTGCCCGGAGCTTGAGCCGCGCCTCCTCCAGGGGGACCATGATACCCTTGTTTTGGGTCGCAGGATCATCACGGTTGCGAATGTTGACAGTGCGTGACTCCTTCTCCTGGGCACCCACAACAAATATGAAGTTGTACTGGGCCAGCTGGCCAGTGCGGATCTTCTTCTGCAGGGTGTTGCCACTGACGTCCACGTCCACATTCAACTTGTCACCACGCAGGATGCGCTGCAGTTCCTCGGCGTAGTCGTTCAGAGCTGGCATCACCGGCACAATGAGGACCTGGCGTGGACTGATCCAGAACGGCCACTTGCCACCAAAGTGCTCGATCAAAATACCCAGGAACCGCTCAAAGCTACCAATAATAGCACGGTGAATGACAACAGGGCGGGCGCGACCGGGGGGCAGGTCGTCGGACTTGGCCTCGCCCTCACTTGCACCCTCCCCGGTGTTCTTCTCCAGGTTTTCGTTGGTCTGATACTCCAGCTTGAAGTTCAATGGAGCCTGATAGTCCAGCTGGATGGTCGCGCATTGGAATTCACGCTTGAGAGCATCCGCAATAGTGATGTCAATCTTAGGTCCGTAGAAGGCACCGTCACCCTCGTTAATGGTCCAATCGTTACCCTTAAACTTGGTTAAGGCCTTCTTGAGCTGGTCCTCGGCGTGATCCCAGGTCTCCAACGACCCCATGTACTTCTCTGGGCGGGTGGACAGCTTCAAATTGAACGTGAATCCAAACAGCCCATAGATGGACTGCAAGAAATCGAACAGACCCTCTACTTCGGACATAATTTGCGATTTCTGAACGATTATGTGACCATCATCTTGACAGAATCTGCGCACTCTCGTCAATCCGCTAAGTGCCCCGGAAGCCTCGTTGCGGTGCAGGACACCGAAGTCAGCAATGCGCATAGGAAGCTCGCGGTAGCTACGTTCACGGTGGGCGAACAGAGCGAAGTGTCCAGGGCAGTTCATGGGCTTGAGAGCCCACTCGCGCTTCTCGACATCCAACTTGAACATATCATCCTTGTAGTGGGCCCAGTGTCCGGAAGTCTTCCAGATGCTAACGTCGTACATGTTAGGGGTCTGAACCTCTTGGTAGCCGCGCTTGCGGTATTCAGAACGTAGAAGAGACTgaatctggttcaagatctTGGTTCCGTTggggagaaggaatgggcAGCCGGGAGACACCtcatcgaagaagaaaagctcTTGCTCCTTACCAATTTTCAGGTGGTTCCGCTTCTCGGCTTCCTCTAAAAACTTCAAGTGCTCAGCCATCTGCTTCTTGTCGGGGAAGGCAACACCACGAATACGCTGCAGAGAGTCGTTGGACTGATCGCCAAGGAAGTAGGCCGATGAGTTCTAGGAGTAAAAGTTAGTATGTGTCTTCCTCGGCCGAGAGGTCGATCAATCACGCTTACCTGCATGATCTTGAAGGTCTTGATTTTGCCGGTGTTCTGGATGTGAGGGCCTCGGCAGAGATCAACAAGAGTACCGCAACGGTAAACGGTGCTACTCTCGCCGGTGACAAGCTTGTCGATATAGTGTAGCTTATATTTGCTGTATGCGAACATCTTCTTGAGATTCTCTTTGGAAACCTCCAACCGGTCGAAGCTTTGCTTCTCCTTGAAGATACGTGCCGCCTTGGTGTCAAGCGCCTTCCAGTCAGTCTCACGGACAACGCGTCTATTTTTCCACATATATCATTAGCATTGACACAATGGTTGACGGTCGATGAGAAGAATAACATACCCGTCGGGCATGGCCATATCATAGAAGAAGCCTTGATTTGTAGGAGGGCCGTGTGAGAGCAGACAGTGGTACTCATTTTCGCACGCCTCGCCCAGAGTGTGAGCACTGGAGTGCCAGAATACCTCACGGGCCTCGGGGTTGCTAAATGGCACAAGGAGCACATTACAGTCCTTCTCCAGAGGCCGGTTCAAATCCCACAACTCTCCATCAACCTTGGAGATAACAATTTCAGCGCTGAGATCCTTGGGCACATCACGCAGGAAAGATCCAGGAGTGGTCTCGAAGGCTTTGGCGGGGAACGAGGAGGGGGGGTTGCCGTCGCCTATGTCAAGGGTGACGGTGATCTCTGGGTGGGGACGGTTCTTGGTCTCCTCAAGATGCTGTTGCCAAAGTTCCTCGAAGAGATTGTTTCGCTCAATCATGAATTCTGGGAGGGTATCGGGGCTCGCGGCCTGCTTGGATTTCGCTTTCGCATCTTTTTGGGGGGCACTGGCAGCTTCAGAGGCGTTCTTAGTCTGCGCTTCAGCAGCAGGCCGCACAGGCAAATCCTGGGGAGTTTCAGATGCCATTTTTTAAACCCTTGGGGGGATGACACAAGGGAATTGGACCGTGAGCAAAAACTCTGATCGTGGTATACTTCTCGTGGAGGGGGAAATGACTCTTCGTGAGGGCGGTGTATTTGAGGTCACGTGTTGGTACTGCCCTTAGCCGACACTTTACCGCTTCAAGTTTCCACCAAGCGAAAACTTCTCCAGCTTTGTCAAGTCAATCACCCTTATCACCACAAAATGTCTTTCCGTGGTCGTGGTAACGCTTCTGGTGCCAACCGGGGAGGTTTCggtggtggccgtggtggtgaGGATTTTCTACTGTGAATGCGATGCGAGAATTTCAAAGGAGCTAacgaaattttttttattttaggTCGCggaggcttccagcagtcgTTCGGGCCTCCAGCCCAGGTTCTAGGTAATCAATTTTCTGAGCCTAACTTTAATTTATTCATGTCACTGATAAGTTGATAGAGTTGGGTTCCGTGATGCACTCTTGCGAGGGTGAGATGGTCTGCGAATCGGTCAACCCCAAGATTCCTTACTTCAACGCTCCTATCTACCTGGAGAACAAGGTACGTCAATGGTCGACGAAACCTATTTTACATACAAGTTCATGAGCTAAATGGTTTAAAAGACTCAAATCGGCAAAGTCGACGAAATTCTCGGTCCCATTAACCAGGTCTACTTCACCGTCAAGCCACAAGATGGCATTGTCGCCAGTTCTTTCAAGGCTGGTGATAAGGTCTACATTGGTGGAGATAAGCTGCTCCCACTCGAGAAGTAAGATTCACTTTTCTACTCATTCTTCTACACACTCTGACTAACTCACCTCTTAGGTTCCTCCCCAAGCCCAAGCCTCCCCCAGGAGCTCCTAAGCCCAAGCGCGCCGGTGGTGCTCCtcgtggccgtggtggaTTCGGTGCTCCCCGTGGTCGCGGTGGATTCGGTGCCCGCGGCGGTGCTCCtcgtggccgtggtggcttCGGGGGTGGTCGTGGTGGCAGTGGTGGTTTCTCCCGCGGCGGTGGTGGCTTTTCTCGTGGAGGTGGTCGCGGTGCCCCccgtggtggtggtggcttCCGTGGTCGCGGCTATTGATCAATCCAATGTACTGTCTCTTTATGGCGTTTTGGGGGATCTGGGAGCTTTTTCAGGAATATCTTTCCGTCTTCTTGTGCATCCTGCGCAATTGCAACTTCACTGGCTGCAGGCTGTAGAATATCACCAGTCAAAAATGTTTCTGTTGTTTTCATTGGGGTTTCCAGGACTTGCAATTTTGTATAAATCATAGCAACTCAAGTAGAAATTCGGGGATAGTCGGCTCGACGGACATTTGGTTGGATGTGGCTGGTGAATGTGGCGCAGCTGCACCGCCCCCGCCTGTTCGAAATGACGTTGACCGCTCTGCGAATCTGTGCGTCCGTCAACACTCCCAAGCAGGTTTGACTGCAATTTTATTCTTCTTACCCAATCCTGCCCTTTAGGCGTCTTGTTGAGACATTTTATCCTTTTTTGCCATAAATTTTCTTTgaatctgatatccatttGAGCATGTCTCGTCGGACATCGACCATGGCATCGAGTAATTCCTTCAGCGGCGTCCCACCTTCAGGTGATGGAGGTGCGTTTGAGCTCCCTCTGGTCGCCCATTGGCGACATGGCTGACATTTTCCAGGCCAGGAGAAGCAGAAAATGCTTCTTTCCTCGGATCATGGTCATTTTAGCATGGTGAAGTCAGTAATGTGCTTCCCGCGCGCGTTCGCCCTCGGCTCAGTCTAACACTCAACAGGGCCATGCATCTTGCTGATCTGATCACTGAATTGAATGGTTAGTGATCGCAATCCATTCGGGGTTTGCTTGAATTGACTTATTAAATCCTTGTTTTAGGTTTCTGTGGAGGCAAGCTCATATTTCCCAACCGTTTCTCCAATCCGCGACTAATATGTTCAGCAGTCATGTCGGTCTTTTCCTCCATGCGCTACTGCCTCGGAGACCCAACTGAATACGGTGCCATCTGGGCTGCTCTCGCATTCATGCCTTTTGGTCTGTTCTTCGACTTTATGGATGGCAAAGTCGCAAGGTGGCGCAAGAAGTCGTCTCTCATGGGACAAGAACTCGACTCGCTTGCGGACTTGGTAACAATCCCGGCAAGTAACCACAACCAAGTTGTCGCTTACACTTTTATTCCAACTAGATCTCCTTCGGTCTCGCtcccgccgccgccgcatTCGCTCTAGGTATCCGGACCTCGGCTGATCACGTCTTCCTCACATTCTTTGTTCTCTGCGGTCTGACCCGCCTCGCTCGGTTCAACGTGACTGTAGCCGTACTGCCCAAGGACAAGTCTGGGAAATCCAAGTACTTCGAAGGCACACCCATTCCGACTACTCTATCAATCGCTTCCCTTATGGCCTATTGGGTCTCTCAAAGCTGGACGCACGACAACATTCCTCTTGGTCTTGTCGCAGAAGGTACCATCTTCGAATTCCACCCCGTGGTCCTGTTGTTCGTTCTGCATGGATGTATGATGGTCAGCAAGACGATACACATTCCTAAGCCCTGAGCTCAACCCCTACTCGGCCGTGCACTCACAGTTGGAAAAAAATGCTTGAGTCTGTTGTCTCTTTCAACTTGGACGACTGAAGATAAATATCGAGAGGGCCTTCGTTTGTAGGCAACGCATAGCATGATCTCGATGCACTTAAATAAGGTTGCTTAATTGAATTTCAATTGCATAGATTGACTACAGTCAATGTGACTTCTGCGTAGGGGTTGGATTGACTGTGGCCAGCAAGGTCAACATGTTGATGTTGTAGCTTTCGGCAACAGCGCAATTGTCCGCAATCCTGGGCATTCAACCAAGTGAGCTGAAGGTCCTCTATCAACTTTGACAGCACGCAATTGCACACACAATGCTGACCACTTTCATAATATCATAAGCGGCCTTGCCATGTCTTTTTAGCAGTCGCCTTAAATGGTCTTTTGGGGGTTAACCTGTTTTGAATGGTGTTTTTGTATGTATTTGAGGATCTCTGCTGAGGATTTTTGCAAACACAAGCCAAGATGGCCACATAGCTTTGGATGCTCCACCAACCTTCGTCTGCTTTAATTTTCTCCAGACCAAACACTTCGCCGTACCTACATATGTAGTTATTTGATCAAACTCATCGCCGCAGTTGTTCTGATCACGTTGGGACACCTGCGACGCCTCGAATGGCACGACGATGGCATAAGACGGGTTGTAACGACAACATCCCAAATGACAAAGCAGGCCGCCCGCACTCCGGCTGCTGCCCATTTAATAAATTCATCCGCTTCGTTGACTAACGCGGCATGAGCTCTGCTAACCTATGGCGCGTTTGCGGTCGGTACTCTCAAAGGCAGATATGATATCAGGTGCTGGGAAGCTGGTCCCACGTGGCCTACATTATCTCAGTGCTTGGGGGGCATATCAACTCGACGAGCTGATGTTGGACAGTGGCTATTAACGTCTCATTCTTGATCATTTGATGTACATTTGCATAGCACTTTCCCTACTCTGAAGCTTGGAGCTTGGCCTTGGTTTTGCGATTGTATCTTGTTAGACAACACCGGTTTCTAATCTCTCGGGATTCTTTGCTAGCTGGATAAACGAACCGTGGTGGTGGTCTTCGAGAATGAATGATCATGGTCATCTTATTCTTCTTGTAGGATCTTGAGAGTTCCTGACAGTTCCTCGTCTCCGATTGTGTCTGTATGCGTGCCTTTTTTTCATCCGTAGGGAGGAAACCGACGATTGGACTCCGGGGCGAGTTGTATTGGACCCGTCGATATCCAAGTGCTATATATTCAATGTCATCATTCATGGGTGGTTGGAAGTTGATCCACGGAAATTATGATACTACAGACACACATATACACACACACACGCAATACTGACCTATAAGGATCGTCATAATTGTAGTCCCTGATGGACATTAGGCCGAATTTATATGCCGCTGCAATGCCGCTGCAATGATAAATAGATGATAAATAGATGTTCTATTTATCCTATTTGTCCTGATGATCTTTTAGCCTAGCGGTTAAATGGTCTTATGAAATCTATCAGGAGCAGCGGCCTGATTTATCTTCGGGATTACAGTGAGGGGTGTTAGAAGTCATatgacttccatgtttgctcccagtacttgGTCTAGCTAgcctgtagatagcttctctcttttaccacgcatccagagatttCTAgttttcatctacagcttcatttgtagactgaatacCATCTCTCTCATTACCATTTGGTTAGGTATCTCACAGCCCCCAGAGCTGTGAACGAGGACTTCAATACGACAACAAACTATTCAGTTGAATACAGAGAATCTAAACCAAAGGCAAGTTTACACAGAAAGCTTTATCACCCGCTCACAAGATCGCATCTAAGCCAACGACTACAGTGGACCAAGCTTATCCCAACTACAGCAATGACCATCACCAGACTCAATCCCCCAAGATGCCCTGAATGCTATGAAGATGGTATGAGACAGAAAGTCAGGGAGAGCAACCGGAATGGCAATGCAGGCCGCCCATATTATAAATGCTACCCA
Proteins encoded:
- a CDS encoding Threonyl-tRNA synthetase, class IIa, with amino-acid sequence MASETPQDLPVRPAAEAQTKNASEAASAPQKDAKAKSKQAASPDTLPEFMIERNNLFEELWQQHLEETKNRPHPEITVTLDIGDGNPPSSFPAKAFETTPGSFLRDVPKDLSAEIVISKVDGELWDLNRPLEKDCNVLLVPFSNPEAREVFWHSSAHTLGEACENEYHCLLSHGPPTNQGFFYDMAMPDGRVVRETDWKALDTKAARIFKEKQSFDRLEVSKENLKKMFAYSKYKLHYIDKLVTGESSTVYRCGTLVDLCRGPHIQNTGKIKTFKIMQNSSAYFLGDQSNDSLQRIRGVAFPDKKQMAEHLKFLEEAEKRNHLKIGKEQELFFFDEVSPGCPFLLPNGTKILNQIQSLLRSEYRKRGYQEVQTPNMYDVSIWKTSGHWAHYKDDMFKLDVEKREWALKPMNCPGHFALFAHRERSYRELPMRIADFGVLHRNEASGALSGLTRVRRFCQDDGHIIVQKSQIMSEVEGLFDFLQSIYGLFGFTFNLKLSTRPEKYMGSLETWDHAEDQLKKALTKFKGNDWTINEGDGAFYGPKIDITIADALKREFQCATIQLDYQAPLNFKLEYQTNENLEKNTGEGASEGEAKSDDLPPGRARPVVIHRAIIGSFERFLGILIEHFGGKWPFWISPRQVLIVPVMPALNDYAEELQRILRGDKLNVDVDVSGNTLQKKIRTGQLAQYNFIFVVGAQEKESRTVNIRNRDDPATQNKGIMVPLEEARLKLRALRKERRLENTL
- a CDS encoding H/ACA ribonucleoprotein complex subunit 1; the protein is MSFRGRGNASGANRGGFGGGRGGRGGFQQSFGPPAQVLELGSVMHSCEGEMVCESVNPKIPYFNAPIYLENKTQIGKVDEILGPINQVYFTVKPQDGIVASSFKAGDKVYIGGDKLLPLEKFLPKPKPPPGAPKPKRAGGAPRGRGGFGAPRGRGGFGARGGAPRGRGGFGGGRGGSGGFSRGGGGFSRGGGRGAPRGGGGFRGRGY
- a CDS encoding MpkA — protein: MADLQGRKVFKVFNQDFIVSEQYNVTKELGQGAYGIVCAATNVQTGEGVAVKKVTNVFSKKILAKRALREIKLLQHFRGHRNITCLYDMDIPRPDNFNETYLYEELMECDLAAIIRSGQPLTDAHFQSFIYQILCGLKYIHSANVLHRDLKPGNLLVNADCELKICDFGLARGFSIDPEENAGYMTEYVATRWYRAPEIMLSFQSYTKAIDVWSVGCILAELLGGRPFFKGRDYVDQLNQILHYLGTPNEETLARIGSPRAQEYVRNLPFMPKVAFKQLFPQANPDALDLLDRMLAFDPSSRISVEEALEHPYLHIWHDASDEPNCPTTFDFHFEVVDEVPDMRKMILDEVIRFRATVRQQSQAHAAQQQQIAQQTNIPIPDNQQGPWKTEDPRPQEATAGGGYNPNDLESSLQRGMDVHHS
- a CDS encoding Phosphatidylserine synthase, which encodes MASSNSFSGVPPSGDGGQEKQKMLLSSDHGHFSMVKAMHLADLITELNGFCGVMSVFSSMRYCLGDPTEYGAIWAALAFMPFGLFFDFMDGKVARWRKKSSLMGQELDSLADLISFGLAPAAAAFALGIRTSADHVFLTFFVLCGLTRLARFNVTVAVLPKDKSGKSKYFEGTPIPTTLSIASLMAYWVSQSWTHDNIPLGLVAEGTIFEFHPVVLLFVLHGCMMVSKTIHIPKP